The following are from one region of the Paenibacillus sp. JZ16 genome:
- a CDS encoding helix-turn-helix domain-containing protein, producing the protein MTVSYMIDGMPVLNSHHLEWKHIQYVKWNKVAPQESYVESMPYYLITVNSTPEPIKAVSRFEGRDNERVARVGETALFIPGNLEYFRLEKVEASFSCIMLSPSLVHQVATQADLEFVGQDELTNKISLYDSKLFQLSQWLEDEITNNGARGKLYVESLSNLMALHLLEMNKTSPHKQLYVSRKLSEQQLARAIEYMNVHFDRDISLEELAKLVNLSQTHLIRMFKQTTGLSPYQYFLHLRIDKAKTLIKSREFTVGEVAVMLGFTDQSHLNRHFKRITGFSPREYMST; encoded by the coding sequence ATGACGGTAAGTTATATGATAGATGGCATGCCGGTATTAAATAGCCATCATCTGGAATGGAAACACATTCAATACGTTAAGTGGAATAAAGTTGCCCCTCAGGAAAGCTACGTTGAATCCATGCCTTATTATTTGATTACCGTAAATTCAACCCCAGAACCAATTAAGGCGGTGTCTCGTTTCGAAGGGCGTGACAACGAGAGAGTGGCGAGAGTGGGTGAGACCGCTTTATTCATACCAGGCAATTTAGAATACTTTAGGTTGGAGAAAGTGGAGGCTTCTTTTAGTTGTATTATGCTGTCTCCTTCATTGGTTCATCAAGTGGCAACTCAAGCTGACTTGGAATTTGTAGGTCAAGATGAATTAACAAACAAAATATCTTTATATGATTCGAAACTATTTCAATTAAGTCAATGGTTAGAAGATGAAATCACTAACAACGGAGCAAGAGGGAAGTTATACGTCGAATCATTATCCAATCTGATGGCCCTTCACCTGTTGGAGATGAATAAAACTTCCCCTCATAAGCAGCTTTATGTTTCGAGAAAATTATCGGAACAACAGCTGGCAAGAGCCATTGAGTATATGAATGTCCATTTTGATCGGGATATTTCGCTTGAAGAATTGGCTAAACTGGTCAATTTAAGTCAGACACATTTGATTCGAATGTTTAAACAAACGACGGGACTAAGTCCTTATCAATACTTCTTACACTTAAGGATTGATAAAGCTAAGACGTTAATCAAGAGCCGTGAATTTACAGTAGGAGAGGTTGCAGTGATGCTCGGATTTACCGACCAAAGCCATCTGAATCGTCATTTTAAGCGAATTACAGGGTTTTCTCCAAGAGAATACATGTCAACTTGA
- a CDS encoding XRE family transcriptional regulator, which produces MKFEFGRCLLNERLMESGKSAEWLAKDLLIKPERVYDFIENKRVMPLKIAISIADSIGCEVGALYELIPNEHEAKRE; this is translated from the coding sequence TTGAAATTTGAATTTGGACGTTGCTTGCTGAATGAACGATTGATGGAATCCGGAAAGTCAGCGGAATGGCTTGCCAAAGACTTGCTTATTAAACCGGAACGAGTTTACGACTTTATCGAAAACAAAAGAGTGATGCCACTCAAAATTGCCATATCGATCGCTGATTCCATCGGTTGTGAAGTAGGTGCCTTGTATGAATTAATTCCGAACGAACATGAAGCAAAAAGAGAATAA
- a CDS encoding DUF6022 family protein — protein sequence MTLKPVFRYDMTIEEIGVAGNQYIESVWKTLYDSMFDELTIAFREIEDAAYGLYLDQLMPALFDSLKDAGFEATEPLKEHDFVIGKCLLFRNSLEKWGTEEDRSRIFWNVIRSTNGQQPIGTLLTEIPHSHLKFDIPRAPVLYSLSEHEREQIARGIRRIKE from the coding sequence ATGACGTTAAAACCAGTATTTCGGTACGACATGACCATTGAGGAGATTGGCGTGGCAGGTAATCAGTATATCGAATCGGTGTGGAAAACATTATACGATTCGATGTTTGATGAGTTAACGATCGCTTTTCGTGAAATCGAGGATGCTGCCTATGGGCTTTATTTGGACCAATTGATGCCCGCACTATTTGATAGCCTTAAAGACGCCGGGTTCGAAGCAACGGAGCCCCTCAAGGAGCATGATTTCGTCATCGGGAAATGTTTGTTATTTCGCAATTCGCTTGAAAAATGGGGAACCGAGGAAGATAGGTCCAGAATTTTCTGGAACGTTATCCGTAGTACGAATGGTCAACAACCCATCGGAACTCTATTGACGGAAATCCCTCATTCTCATCTGAAATTCGACATTCCTAGGGCACCTGTATTATATTCGCTGAGCGAGCATGAGAGGGAACAAATTGCGCGAGGGATTCGACGAATCAAAGAATAA
- a CDS encoding MerR family transcriptional regulator: MDFRPKKLAEKYGVSSSTLRNYEAKGLIPPAERSSNGYRMYTEHHEAYLACIQAMSAAFGMEVTSEVMHCLGRNELDDALWIVRDREVMLHREKASLDQLVRELKSYSEGSRAHDFNQYFSIHEVSRRTGVTKSAIRYWEQSGLFTAKRDPDNEYRLYNEAHLFKIRMIQVLQSSVYSEDTVNLKQSIARLELENIEHAMKLSERIQTYLHKTIKFQMRALYFLYRLIKDYC; encoded by the coding sequence ATGGACTTTCGACCGAAAAAACTGGCAGAAAAGTACGGGGTAAGCAGCAGCACCCTGCGGAACTATGAAGCGAAGGGATTGATACCTCCTGCTGAACGATCTTCAAATGGATATCGTATGTATACAGAACACCATGAAGCTTATCTGGCATGTATTCAAGCCATGTCTGCTGCATTCGGTATGGAAGTAACGAGCGAGGTAATGCATTGTCTTGGACGAAACGAGTTAGATGACGCATTGTGGATCGTCAGGGATCGAGAGGTCATGCTGCATCGGGAAAAAGCAAGTTTGGATCAACTGGTACGGGAGTTGAAATCGTATTCTGAAGGTAGCCGAGCTCACGATTTTAACCAATATTTCAGCATCCACGAGGTCTCCAGACGGACGGGGGTTACTAAATCGGCTATCCGCTACTGGGAGCAAAGCGGCCTATTCACGGCTAAGCGAGACCCTGATAACGAATACCGTCTTTATAATGAAGCGCATCTCTTTAAAATTAGGATGATACAGGTCCTGCAGAGCTCTGTTTATTCCGAGGATACCGTCAACTTAAAACAATCCATTGCACGCTTAGAACTAGAGAACATCGAACATGCGATGAAGCTTTCTGAACGTATCCAGACTTACCTGCACAAAACGATCAAATTTCAGATGCGAGCGCTCTATTTTCTATATCGCTTGATTAAAGACTACTGTTAG
- a CDS encoding FIMAH domain-containing protein has protein sequence MGRMNLRRWTAPLPLQMMICRQMVYRRTDLQKHFASTDSMKTLVNRFVEQNQFTNAEAPRSLNNYLELMKRYEGTDATQFDKCLRGFNAKLDILLNDGVIKDFSGKRQFDNKRDA, from the coding sequence ATGGGTCGAATGAACCTGCGACGGTGGACGGCGCCATTGCCGCTGCAAATGATGATCTGCCGGCAAATGGTTTACCGTCGGACTGATCTTCAAAAACATTTCGCGAGCACAGACAGCATGAAAACATTAGTAAACCGATTTGTAGAACAAAATCAATTTACGAATGCCGAAGCGCCACGTTCTTTGAACAATTATCTAGAGCTGATGAAACGCTACGAAGGAACAGATGCGACACAATTCGACAAGTGTCTGAGAGGATTTAACGCGAAACTTGATATTTTGTTGAACGATGGCGTTATAAAAGATTTCTCGGGCAAGCGGCAATTCGATAACAAACGGGATGCATGA